The sequence TGGCCTCGTACCGCATGAGATTTGACAATATAACTAGCATTCATAATTTCGTTTTTATTTCTAAAGGTGTACCAAACAAAACCTTATACATTGGACACAagatcatcatcttggagagaAATACACTCAGTTTCCCATGTGAGTTAAGTAGCAAGAATGTATGAACATATGGAGATATGCATTAATTGGTTCATCACGATGTAGGTAGCAAAAACCCTAATCGTTTGATTTCAATAAACTTGAATTCGTTTGGACCCCTTATCCTAATTTACCACAGGGTTTTGTTCCTAGTTTGCACATACATTTGCTTAACTTGAGAGGATGTTTAGCCATTTTGTGATATAAGTATTTGTCTCTTGAGATATGGGTgctaaaaaattatgaaaagaaagagCCGGCGCTATACTGCACCATTCACTGCCATATGTTTCCTCATATTTGGCTATGACCAATTAAGAATGGTGGTTAATGGGAGCATCCGAGcatgtcatatttttcacaGAAGGGGATCCtcttatgttttaattttgggaCGTAAGATatgatttaatttaatttaattcactCATGCATTTGATTGGGCCAAAACCCTTGTTGGTCTCGGCATGCATTTGATTAGAGAAAGAAGATCCTACTAATCAGCATATGTTCTCATTCTATTCCACATGTGAATCCTTGGCATAGCAACTAGTTGGCTTCACATTTTTGTTAAATCACAAAAATCATTATATCCTCAATAAAGatcatcactttttttttttcagggtctctctgtttctctccaATGGATCGAGCTCAGTTAGTTCTGGTTGGATTACCAATCTTTCTGTTCTGCACAGACATTTTTAGCCTTTTCACACCTAAACCTCCCAAAACCAGTACCCATTATCATGttcatgatgatgaagatCCCCAGCCCCTTGACCATCCAGATCCTCAACATCAACAGCTTCTCCAAGAGCCCCTTAAATTCCCCACCCAGCAGGTTTCTCTGTGCCAAAACCCCTAcatgcatttccaatgttCATATATACATGCATTACATAGTTTATATGATCATAAAtgctgaaaattttcaaatttttttcaactGCAGAAATCTGATGGCATTGGAACAATTGGCATGGGAAGCACCATCAACATTGATTTCTGTACATCCTGTTCTTACAGGTTTCTGTGCTATTTCTTAGATGACATTTTCCTGATCTCATCaattattgaatttgaaaatgttttgtttaagtggtatttttttgggtgtagAGTTGGATgcaagttgttttttttttaatgttaattTAATCCTGTAATTTGGATCCTTATTTGTATGGTTGTGTCAGAGGAAGTGCAGTAACAATGAAAAACATGCTGGGAACAGCATTTCCTGGGATCAATGTAATTCTGGCAAACCACCCCCCTCCGCTTCCAAGACGGCTGCTGAGCAAATTGGTACCAGTTTTTCAAGTAGGGATCATTGGGACGATAATGGCGGGCGAACATATTTTCT comes from Prunus dulcis chromosome 6, ALMONDv2, whole genome shotgun sequence and encodes:
- the LOC117631418 gene encoding selT-like protein produces the protein MFSFYSTWSLCFSPMDRAQLVLVGLPIFLFCTDIFSLFTPKPPKTSTHYHVHDDEDPQPLDHPDPQHQQLLQEPLKFPTQQKSDGIGTIGMGSTINIDFCTSCSYRGSAVTMKNMLGTAFPGINVILANHPPPLPRRLLSKLVPVFQVGIIGTIMAGEHIFSRLGITTPPPWYHSLKANRFGSIASTWILGNFIQSFLQSTGAFEVYCNGELVFSKLKERRFPSEIELRDLVGKKLGSSRTADGPGGGAWS